The Bacillota bacterium region TGTACCTTTGGGGAGTTGCGGTGGTAGAAGCCAGGCTTTTGGTGGAAGTGCGGCTTTACGGGAGGTTTGCGGCGCTGGCGGGCGTCCGGTCGGCGATGGAGGAGGCGGTGCGCCGGGTGCCCGTCAAGGACGGCGCCACGATTGGCGACGTCCTGCAGCAGCTGGACATTGGTGCGGGGGACGTGGGCCACCTCTTCCTCAACGGCCAGTACTCGGGGATGCGCCGCAGGGTGCGGCCGGGCGACCGGCTGGGTGTGTTTCCCCGGGAAATGGCCCTGATCTACCGCCAGTACTTCCCGCGCATCGAGGAGTGAGGTCCCTGATCACCGTCAACGTGAAGCTGTTTGCTACCTTGAGAGAGTGCTATCCCGGGGCCCGCACGGGGGTGCCCATCCAGGTGCGGCTCGAGGACGGCGCGACAGTGGGTATGCTCGTCCAGCACCTGGGTATCCCGAAAGAGGCGGTCCGCGTGGTCTTTGTCAACGGCGTGGTCGTGAACGATGCTTCGCCGCTGCGAGACGGGGACGACGTCGGCTTCTTCCCCGCCATCGCGGGCGGGGCCTGAGCGCGGCGTTGA contains the following coding sequences:
- a CDS encoding MoaD/ThiS family protein encodes the protein MRSLITVNVKLFATLRECYPGARTGVPIQVRLEDGATVGMLVQHLGIPKEAVRVVFVNGVVVNDASPLRDGDDVGFFPAIAGGA